Proteins from a single region of Nerophis lumbriciformis linkage group LG36, RoL_Nlum_v2.1, whole genome shotgun sequence:
- the LOC133576951 gene encoding uncharacterized protein encodes MSLEVGGAYPQVHVFGGGRNHYPLNGLRKMDDVRSAFHAQLAAVMDSLLAAAVCQIAKIFESSLCEQQVELAHKTREISILLGRLDQEERKGGVADDTLDNSTETGMHAEPDDGNNISISELKTEFIRHDDQDLINHTSPLRDVPHPPLGSFMVEVPEGSPVIGDQRKTDPLTGSHIKAESSPWYQERPLADHQPQQDQASPPFRCSPPPDPSLAQHRDWSSVLDGTRSEACGLDGLPTNSFSCSSPAGARTTTDTTKLRSNTNAKEDGPFVFHENQKSAHQGQQDQSQVLSQWGRSGDRIDPINSSRQSNSQLLKAVQAHPLNFTAASTGGSGRPYNCPYCTKSFTYPSHHRRHLLRHMGVRLHPCQLCDKSFLTPSELTIHTRTHTGERPFGCIQCGKRFARSGNLKAHQRDVHMRKRPFACAKCGKRFAHRGDLRVHNDRMHQGDLFYTAEQQEPHIGPNPT; translated from the exons atgtctttggaagtgggaggagcctatccccaggtgcatgtctttggaggtgggaggaatcaTTATCCGTTAAACGGACTTCGGAAAATGGACGATGTTCGAAGTGCGTTCCACGCCCAGCTGGCCGCGGTCATGGACTCCCTGCTGGCAGCTGCTGTGTGCCAGATCGCCAAGATCTTTGAAAGCAGCCTGTGCGAGCAGCAGGTGGAGCTGGCGCACAAAACCCGGGAGATCTCCATCCTCCTCGGACGGCTGGACCAAGAGGAGAGGAAAGGCGGGGTGGCTGACGACACTTTGGACAACTCAACAGAAACAG GGATGCACGCAGAGCCAGATGATGGAAACAACATCAGTATAAGTGAGCTCAAGACGGAGTTCATACGTCACGATGACCAGGATTTAATAAATCACACG TCTCCACTGCGAGATGTACCTCACCCACCCTTGGGGTCTTTCATGGTCGAAGTCCCAGAGGGAAGTCCTGTCATTGGAGACCAGAGGAAGACGGATCCCCTGACTGGCTCACACATCAAAGCCGAAT CGTCCCCCTGGTACCAGGAGAGGCCATTGGCAGACCACCAACCACAACAGGATCAAGCTTCACCCCCATTCCGTTGCTCTCCACCACCTGACCCTAGTCTGGCCCAGCACAGGGACTGGTCATCGGTTTTGGACGGCACTCGGAGTGAGGCATGTGGTCTGGATGGCTTGCCGACAAATAGCTTCAGCTGCTCTTCTCCAGCTGGCGCCAGAACTACCACGGACACAACCAAGCTCCGATCCAATACCAACGCCAAAGAGGATGGCCCTTTTGTGTTCCATGAGAACCAGAAGTCGGCACATCAGGGTCAACAGGATCAGTCACAGGTTCTCTCTCAATGGGGACGTAGTGGCGACAGGATCGACCCAATTAATTCCAGCAGACAGTCCAATTCCCAGTTGTTGAAAGCTGTACAAGCACACCCACTCAACTTCACCGCAGCTTCCACCGGAGGAAGCGGGCGACCGTACAACTGCCCGTACTGCACCAAAAGCTTCACCTACCCCTCCCATCATCGCAGACACCTGTTACGCCACATGGGGGTCCGCCTGCACCCCTGTCAGCTCTGCGACAAGAGCTTCCTCACCCCCTCCGAGCTCACCATCCACACTCGCACGCACACCGGCGAGCGGCCCTTCGGTTGCATCCAGTGCGGCAAGCGCTTTGCCCGCAGCGGCAATCTGAAAGCTCACCAACGAGACGTTCACATGCGTAAAAGACCCTTCGCTTGTGCCAAGTGCGGAAAGAGGTTCGCCCACAGGGGGGACCTGAGGGTCCACAATGACCGGATGCACCAAGGGGATCTGTTCTACACGGCAGAGCAACAGGAACCACACATTGGCCCCAATCCGACTTGA